From the genome of Pungitius pungitius chromosome 21, fPunPun2.1, whole genome shotgun sequence, one region includes:
- the LOC119212965 gene encoding potassium channel subfamily K member 1-like has protein sequence MVRSCNDGWCALLVERHQSALNFALLVAGYVVYLLVGAGIFSAIEQPYEQDLRDELKAARQDFLSNNTCVSDARLEELLARALQASNYGVSVLGNSTQRNWDFVSSLFFTSTVLTTTGYGHSVPLSDEGKAFCIFYSLFGIPVTLFFLTIMVQRIMVAVTQRPLSFLHHRWAMSKPKLAAIHATCLTIITTLLVLIIPAWILDNLEKEWDFLESLYFCFISLTTIGLGDYVPGETQGEEENRHPQLYRLAITGYLLLGLVCVLVVLETCYELPQTKRLSQRFYKEKVRELDSETTNIIDRDHLSDASDLATGHLPVIPSVSEQAASLGMDNKSTPYTPVSGSAAKSKMS, from the exons ATGGTCCGCAGCTGTAACGACGGCTGGTGCGCCCTGCTCGTGGAGCGACACCAGTCCGCGCTGAATTTTGCGCTGCTGGTTGCCGGTTACGTTGTTTACCTCCTGGTCGGCGCCGGGATCTTCTCCGCCATCGAGCAGCCCTACGAGCAGGATCTCCGCGACGAGCTGAAGGCGGCCCGGCAGGACTTCCTGAGCAACAACACCTGCGTGTCCGACGCGCGCCTGGAGGAGCTTCTGGCCCGCGCGCTACAGGCCAGCAACTACGGAGTGAGCGTGCTGGGCAACAGCACCCAGCGGAACTGGGACTTCGTGTCCTCCCTTTTCTTCACCAGCACCGTGCTGACCACGACAG GTTATGGCCACTCTGTTCCCCTCTCAGACGAAGGAAAGGCCTTCTGCATCTTCTACTCCCTTTTTGGCATCCCAGTTACCCTTTTCTTCCTCACGATTATGGTGCAGAGGATCATGGTGGCGGTGACCCAACGCCCATTGTCCTTTCTCCACCATCGATGGGCCATGTCTAAACCGAAGCTGGCTGCCATACACGCTACCTGCCTAACCATCATCACGACCCTGCTAGTCCTCATCATCCCCGCGTGGATCTTAGACAACCTGGAGAAGGAGTGGGATTTTCTGGAGTctctttatttctgtttcatcTCTCTGACAACCATTGGCCTTGGGGATTATGTCCCTGGAGAGACCCAGGGTGAAGAGGAGAACCGACACCCACAGCTCTACAGGCTGGCGATTACAG GCTACTTGCTGCTGGGCttggtgtgtgtgctggtggtgctggagaCGTGTTACGAGCTTCCGCAGACGAAACGCCTCTCACAGaggttttacaaagaaaaagttCGGGAGCTGGACTCCGAGACCACCAACATCATCGACCGCGATCACCTGAGCGATGCCTCGGATCTCGCGACAGGTCACCTACCGGTTATCCCCTCTGTCTCAGAACAGGCGGCGTCCCTAGGGATGGACAACAAGTCGACGCCTTACACCCCGGTGTCAGGATCTGCTGCCAAAAGCAAAATGAGTTGA